CCGTGGCGGGCATCGCACGCGAAGTCCTTCCAGCCAACAGCAAACGCGCTCTCAACAAGTTCCTCACCGAGTACGACTGGGACGAACAGCAGTTCAACCACGAACGCCTTGAAGAACTCCAGAAACACGGTGAAACACGCTGGTCAAAGGATGGCTACATTATCCTCGACGACACGATCACCGAGAAAGCCGGGGACGAAGTCCCCGGCGTCGGCCACTTCTACGATCACGCCGAAGGTGACACTGTCTGGGGGCAAGATCTCATCTACGCTTTCTACGCTGACGACAAAACCGCCTATCCGCTCACCTTTCGCCTCTACGAAAAGCAAGATGAGGACGACCAAGACCATGACACCAAGTACGATCTCGCCCGCGAGATCGTTACCGAACTCGAAGAAGAGGTAGGTGTTCCTGCGGACACCTACCTCTTCGACTCGTGGTTTGCCCACGATTCTGGCCTTCCTGAACTCATCGAATCCTACGGCAAGGACTGGATCGGCCCGCTCCGGAGCAATCGACAGGTGACCTACGGTGGAGAAGAAATCCGCGTCGATGCGCTGCAAGAGCGCATCGACACGGTTGAGCGCAATATCGAGGACGAGACCTACCACATCTGGACGAAGAAGCTTCCCGTCTCCCAGCTGGGAGACGTGAAGCTGGTTGTCGCCGAGAAAGAGACCGACGAAGACGAAGAGAATCCGGTCAAGTATCTCGCTACGAACAAGATCGACGCACCGACCGAACACGTGATTCGCTCCTACGGAATGCGGTGGCGCATCGAGACGTTCTTCGAGGACTCGAAGCAGGATCTCGGCTTGGGAGACTGCGAGATGCAGACCGACGAAGGTGCCAGTCGCCACTGGCACCTTCTCATGGCCGCCTACAGTCTCGTTCGTCTTGATCCCGATTCGAGCGCCTTGGGGACGGT
The sequence above is a segment of the Natrinema sp. HArc-T2 genome. Coding sequences within it:
- a CDS encoding IS701 family transposase, yielding MMPITDFLSCTRAFDEFESLSPAQRHHAKTYATGLVAASNKTVAGIAREVLPANSKRALNKFLTEYDWDEQQFNHERLEELQKHGETRWSKDGYIILDDTITEKAGDEVPGVGHFYDHAEGDTVWGQDLIYAFYADDKTAYPLTFRLYEKQDEDDQDHDTKYDLAREIVTELEEEVGVPADTYLFDSWFAHDSGLPELIESYGKDWIGPLRSNRQVTYGGEEIRVDALQERIDTVERNIEDETYHIWTKKLPVSQLGDVKLVVAEKETDEDEENPVKYLATNKIDAPTEHVIRSYGMRWRIETFFEDSKQDLGLGDCEMQTDEGASRHWHLLMAAYSLVRLDPDSSALGTVRSKASSLRANLEHSLKEAVYNLLSWVRDNDDRGVDVLMEEIDHLFVHSTADANVQS